The window ATTTTATCATTTCTATATCTTCAGGACTAAATGTCCTACCTGAAAATGTTCTATTAGTATTGTTCATGACTTGATTACCTACCTCCCCCAAGTCTACTATACAATACTAATCTTGTACGTGTCCAACTCGGTTTTGCGAAAATATTTTTTTGCTACTCTCTATAACTCTTGTTTTCTCTTTCTTTTAAATTCGTGCTTCATCTCTGATGAATACTTTAACGAGTAACAGCAAAACTGCGATAATGGTACCGGCAATAAAAGCGCTTAAAACAGCTAAAAAGATATTGGTTAAAACATTCATGGTTAATCCCCCGTAAATGGAGTAAACGCCCTGGTTAAAGGGCGTTTTGATCGATTATTTATCGATTATTTATTGTCTTTGAATGTTGTGCAGCAAGTACCATCGCTTGTATCCGCTCTGCCATTACCCTTTGCATTGACTTCTATGCTGTCTGCATGGCACATACGGCTTCTGTTATAATGGCAGTTTGTTACGCCACATTTAACGTACATCTTCGGTGCGTCCATTCTCCTTCACTTCCTTTCAATTTTACTCTTTTATTATTTTATCCACTTTTAGAACTATTAATGTGAACATGGGCATTGCTACCGCTTAATGAACCAAGGAAGTTCAAACACAACTCTTTGAAAAGTTTGTGTCAACGTCTTCCTTATGTTATAATTATATTGCTATGTTGCGGAAAATATATTATGGAAATATATTGCAAAGATGATTTCTCAAGAAAAAATGGAGGTATAACTAAAAACAATAATGAACATTAGGTTAATACTGACAATAATCATATCGAAAATTGCCGTTAAATTTTGCAGGCTGATACGCCGGGGGGGAACCAGCCTTCCCGGAGGAATTGCACTTACAATATATCCCGACGTGTTAAAAGAGATTTCAAAAACATTTAAAATAATTGCAGTTACAGGTACAAACGGCAAAACTACTACCACACGGGTAATAGGTCAGATATTGAAAGAAAACGGCATCGGTTATATTACCAATAAATCAGGAGCCAACCTTTTGAACGGCATAACCACTTCATTTATCGAAGCAGTGGATCTTAAGGGAAGAAGCTTTATACCAACAGCTCTCCTAGAGATTGACGAAGCTGCATTCAATAAAGTTATGGAGCATTCTGAGCCGTATATAACAATAGTCACCAATTTCTTCAGAGATCAATTGGACCGTTACGGGGAAGTTTATACTACCTTGAATAGTGTCCTTTCCGGTATCCGCAAAACACCGGGTTCCATACTTATTTTAAACGCTGATGATTCACTCTGTGCCAGCCTCGGAAGGGAATCAAGCAACAGGGCAGTTTATTATGGTTTTTCTTCTACTGCATGGAGCAATACGGAGAATACCGTAAACAGCGATGCAATGTTCTGCCTGTACTGTAAGACCAGGTATAACTATGAAAACCACATATACGGGCATCTTGGCGGCTTCATATGTCCACAATGCGGTTACAGGCGTCCGGAATCAACAATAACATGTCTTGAAGTTACTGAGCTTACCAGCAGTTACACCCGGATAAAACTCGATATAAATGGCACTACAGCTGATGCTAAAATAAATCTACCGGGCATTTATAACATTTATAACTGTCTTGCAGGAGCAGCTTGTGGTGCTGTACTGAGATTACCATGCGACAACATTCTAAGGGCTTTAAGCACATTTGAGTGCGGGTTTGGGAGGATGGAAGCTATAATAACCGAAGGAAAAAGCATCAAGGTCATTCTCGTAAAAAATCCCACAGGATTCAACCAGGTATTGGATTATATTCTTACTGAAGATAAGAAAATGCAAATAGCTTTCTTAATCAATGACAGGGCAGCAGACGGAAGGGATATCTCATGGTTGTGGGACGTTGATTTTGAAAAACTGGAAAAAATCTATGATAAAATTATAACCGCTTACGTTTCAGGTATCAGAGGTCCTGACATGGCAGTAAGGCTTAAATATGCAGGTTTCAACCCGGAAAAGATAAAAATCATGAATAATTACAGCCAGCTTATTGACAATGGCCTGGCGGGAACTCCGGAAGGCAGCACCTTCTATATCCTGCCTACATATACCGCAATGCTCGATATCAGGGATATGCTCAAAAAAAATTTTAAGCTAAAGGAGTTTTGGGAATAATATTATGTATACTGTTGATATATGCCACCTTTATCCTGATCTGTTGAACTTATATGGCGATATGGGAAACATAATAGCTTTAAAGAAGCGCTGTGAATGGCGTGGTATACAGGCTAATATACATAATGTTTCACTCGGTGAAAACTTCACACCTGAAAATTTCGATATCATCTTTCTCGGTGGAGGACAGGACTATGAACAGGAAATCATTAAGGACGACTTCTTAAATAATAAGGGTAATGAAATAAGGAACGCTATAGAATACGGCAAGGTTTTTTTATGCATCTGTGGCGGATACCAGCTTCTAGGCAAATACTATAGGACATGGGACGGAAAGGAAATGGAATTTTTGGGTGCTCTTAATCTGTGGACCATAGGCTGCAAAAAACGTATGATAGGGAACATGGTATTCGAATGCGAATTTCTTATTTCGGAAGACTTCAATGGCAGGGTTGTAGGTTTTGAAAACCACTCCGGAAAGACGTATCTTGGCCCGGAGATAAAACCACTAGGCAGGGTAATAAAGGGATACGGTAACAATGGTGAAGACGGTTTTGAAGGTGCAGTCT is drawn from Bacillota bacterium and contains these coding sequences:
- a CDS encoding DUF1540 domain-containing protein, translated to MDAPKMYVKCGVTNCHYNRSRMCHADSIEVNAKGNGRADTSDGTCCTTFKDNK
- a CDS encoding DUF1727 domain-containing protein → MNIRLILTIIISKIAVKFCRLIRRGGTSLPGGIALTIYPDVLKEISKTFKIIAVTGTNGKTTTTRVIGQILKENGIGYITNKSGANLLNGITTSFIEAVDLKGRSFIPTALLEIDEAAFNKVMEHSEPYITIVTNFFRDQLDRYGEVYTTLNSVLSGIRKTPGSILILNADDSLCASLGRESSNRAVYYGFSSTAWSNTENTVNSDAMFCLYCKTRYNYENHIYGHLGGFICPQCGYRRPESTITCLEVTELTSSYTRIKLDINGTTADAKINLPGIYNIYNCLAGAACGAVLRLPCDNILRALSTFECGFGRMEAIITEGKSIKVILVKNPTGFNQVLDYILTEDKKMQIAFLINDRAADGRDISWLWDVDFEKLEKIYDKIITAYVSGIRGPDMAVRLKYAGFNPEKIKIMNNYSQLIDNGLAGTPEGSTFYILPTYTAMLDIRDMLKKNFKLKEFWE
- a CDS encoding type 1 glutamine amidotransferase, whose translation is MYTVDICHLYPDLLNLYGDMGNIIALKKRCEWRGIQANIHNVSLGENFTPENFDIIFLGGGQDYEQEIIKDDFLNNKGNEIRNAIEYGKVFLCICGGYQLLGKYYRTWDGKEMEFLGALNLWTIGCKKRMIGNMVFECEFLISEDFNGRVVGFENHSGKTYLGPEIKPLGRVIKGYGNNGEDGFEGAVYKNTYCSYSHGSLLPKNPRLTDYLISLALKQKYKDFTSLDKLDDSIEEKARISVIRNVLR